DNA sequence from the Streptomyces cinnabarinus genome:
CACGCTGCCGCTCGTAGGCGGGCACGCCCCGCCGGACCCGTCGGCGAGCAGATGCCGCACCGGGTGCCCGCAGACCTCCGTCGCGTCGTACCCGAGCAGCTCCGCCGCCGCCCGGGACCACCGCACCACCGTGCCCTGTTCGTCCAGTACGGCGGTGACGAGGGCGTCGAAGGCGACCGAGCCGGGGCCGACGTCGTCGCTGGAACCGCTCATGGCACTCCTCGTTCGGCCGGGCACGTCGCGTGTGCTCCGCCGGGAGACAGTTCCCATTATCAACGGCAAGGCCCTCCGATGTGCTCCAGGAGCCTCCGCGCACGTGACCTTCCCCGTCCGAGGGCAGATACTGCCGACAGCGGTCCGGAAGCTGTCTGCCCAGCTCACCAGGAGGTACCCATGAGGATGCTCATCAACGTGCCGGAGACCGTCGTCGCGGACGCGCTGCGCGGTCTGGCGGCCGCCCACCCCGAGCTCACGGTGGACGTGGAGAACCGGGTGATCGTACGGCGGGACGCGCCCGTCGCCGGGAAGGTCGCCCTGGTCTCCGGCGGCGGTTCGGGGCACGAACCGCTGCACGGCGGTTTCGTGGGGCCCGGGATGCTCTCGGCGGCCTGTCCGGGCGAGGTGTTCACCTCTCCGGTACCGGACCAGATGGTGCGTGCCGCGGCGGCCGTGGACAGCGGCGCGGGCGTGCTGTTCATCGTGAAGAACTACACCGGTGACGTGCTCAACTTCGACATGGCCGCCGAACTGGCCGAGGACGAGGGCATCCAGGTGGCGAAGGTCCTCGTCGACGACGATGTGGCGGTCACCGACAGTCTGTACACGGCCGGGCGCCGGGGCACGGGCGCGACCCTCTTCGTGGAGAAGATCGCGGGCGCGGCGGCCGACGAGGGCATGCCGCTGGAGCGGGTGGAGGCGATCGCCCGTCAGGTCAACGAGAACTCCCGCAGCTTCGGCGTGGCGCTCAGCGCGTGCACCACGTACGCGAAGGGCAGCCCCACCTTCGATCTGCCCTCCGGCGAACTGGAGTTGGGCATCGGCATCCACGGCGAGCCCGGCCGTGAGCGGCGGGCCATGATGACCTCGGGCGAGATCGCCGACTTCGCGGTGAACGCGCTCCTGGAGGACAGGCTCCCGCGCAATCCGGTGCTGGTCCTGGTCAACGGCATGGGCGCGACCCCGCTGTTGGAGCTGTACGGCTTCAACGCCGAGGTGCAGCGGGTACTCGGCGACCGTGGCGTGGCCGTCGCCCACACCCTCGTCGGCAACTACGTCACCTCGCTCGACATGGCCGGCGCCTCGGTCACCCTGTGCGAGATCGACGAGGAGCTGCTGCGCCTGTGGAACGCGCCGGTGCGGACGGCCGGGCTGCGCTGGGGCGTGTGAGCGGGCGGCGCCCGGGTGTCAACGTACCTACCACGCAAGGAGATTCCGTGCTCGACGCCGACTTCTTCCGCCGTTGGATGACCGTGACCGCCGCGTCCGTGGAACGTGAGGCGGACCGGCTCACCGCCCTCGACTCGCCGATCGGGGACGCCGACCACGGCAGTAACCTGCTGCGCGGCTTCCGTGCCGTGAGCGCCGTCCTGGACAAGGAGCCGCCGGACACTCCCGGAGCGGTTCTCGTGCTGTCCGGACGTCAGTTGATCTCGACGGTGGGCGGCGCCTCGGGACCGCTGTACGGGACGCTGCTGCGGCGTACCGGCAAGGCGCTCGGGGAGGCCGCCGAGGTCGACGAGGCGCGGTTCGCGACGGCGTTCCGTACCGGGGTGGAGGCGGTGATGACGCTGGGCGGCGCGGCGCCGGGCGACAAGACCATGATCGACGCGCTGTTGCCGGCCGTGGACGCGCTCGACGCGGGTTTCGGCGCGGCGCGGGCCGCCGCGGAGGAGGGAGCGCTGGCCACGACGCCGCTCCAGGCGCGCAAGGGGCGGGCGAGCTATCTCGGCGAGCGCAGCATCGGGCACCAGGATCCGGGGGCGACCTCGGCGGCCCTGCTCATCGCGGCACTGGCGGAGGCGAACGGTGAGTGACGACAAGCCGGTCGGGATCGTGCTGGTGTCGCACAGCGCCCAGGTGGCCGACTCGGTCGCCGAGCTGGCCAAGAGCCTTGCGGGCGGCGGGGCTTCGGTGCCGGTGGCGGCGGCGGGCGGCACCGAGGGCGGCGGCGTCGGCACCAGCTCCGAGCTGATCGCCGCCGCCGCGGCGGCCGTCGACCGGGGCGCCGGGGTGGCCGTCCTCACCGACCTGGGCAGCGCGGTCCTCACCGTGAAGGCCCTGCTGGCCGAGGGCGACGAACTCCCCGACAACACCCGCCTGCTGGACGCCCCCTTCGTCGAGGGCGCGGTGGCCGCGGTCGTCACGGCGTCAACCGGAGCCGACCTCGCGGCTGTTGAGGCGGCGGCGATGGAGGCCTACACCTACCGCAAGGTCTAGGCGAGCCCCCGCGCCACCACCTCCAGGGCCGTGC
Encoded proteins:
- the dhaK gene encoding dihydroxyacetone kinase subunit DhaK is translated as MRMLINVPETVVADALRGLAAAHPELTVDVENRVIVRRDAPVAGKVALVSGGGSGHEPLHGGFVGPGMLSAACPGEVFTSPVPDQMVRAAAAVDSGAGVLFIVKNYTGDVLNFDMAAELAEDEGIQVAKVLVDDDVAVTDSLYTAGRRGTGATLFVEKIAGAAADEGMPLERVEAIARQVNENSRSFGVALSACTTYAKGSPTFDLPSGELELGIGIHGEPGRERRAMMTSGEIADFAVNALLEDRLPRNPVLVLVNGMGATPLLELYGFNAEVQRVLGDRGVAVAHTLVGNYVTSLDMAGASVTLCEIDEELLRLWNAPVRTAGLRWGV
- the dhaL gene encoding dihydroxyacetone kinase subunit DhaL, producing the protein MLDADFFRRWMTVTAASVEREADRLTALDSPIGDADHGSNLLRGFRAVSAVLDKEPPDTPGAVLVLSGRQLISTVGGASGPLYGTLLRRTGKALGEAAEVDEARFATAFRTGVEAVMTLGGAAPGDKTMIDALLPAVDALDAGFGAARAAAEEGALATTPLQARKGRASYLGERSIGHQDPGATSAALLIAALAEANGE
- a CDS encoding PTS-dependent dihydroxyacetone kinase phosphotransferase subunit DhaM; the protein is MSDDKPVGIVLVSHSAQVADSVAELAKSLAGGGASVPVAAAGGTEGGGVGTSSELIAAAAAAVDRGAGVAVLTDLGSAVLTVKALLAEGDELPDNTRLLDAPFVEGAVAAVVTASTGADLAAVEAAAMEAYTYRKV